A part of Rhopalosiphum maidis isolate BTI-1 chromosome 3, ASM367621v3, whole genome shotgun sequence genomic DNA contains:
- the LOC113559728 gene encoding LOW QUALITY PROTEIN: uncharacterized protein LOC113559728 (The sequence of the model RefSeq protein was modified relative to this genomic sequence to represent the inferred CDS: deleted 1 base in 1 codon) produces MQASTSPAFAPRRPSALRVDGVGGQRTTTAAAFSSVDRLLADIAYQRQKERQRAVVNGRQSRQSRRHRDDSSRRSASTSATGAATTNCVTTTGSELDDEAASAYWWTDVFLRYFVFDEDCTKTTATADSDDLLFFVRRRRNRRKCSKSRSSSSQRRRKVTYDTRAYRKQQHNQQQQQQQQQKPTMLPIGDPAILWRHTVCLNAIVHRLRYTLTVAVCVRVPRKAATCFSYCDGSREFESADDGQGDCEYDLQLLSRHVHTVYASTSGRRMDAAKGPRERPVYPALCWAVDDFAEAFRTVIVRPGQTVCAELVATWPGPATVVEEYHNNDNDDGNDKDLDDGNCNLLNRHKSTPVKLKQNQNRAVLFTGAVPYAAVRAAYECKMSLYRNAERQRRKRWRQQQRKRGGKKSSLGAALSASLTALFVGGSKDSAPTSDCGDYDNYYGAGSSTTVADADRVEYVTVRGCRPSCDDDDSGGELSSDDENRDGDDSDFDADDSCTKGLAQMAVTLAPIQPVETVTSGFDGNPEYHYHQQECGGREDDCGETRYDQNPDFTTNAYYDQDNDDYTTVIGYQQQQLESYTTPATTSEPGDYYDYGWDYETAASSEQQTPQTPSYYYQQQQQQQLERQRRRGRKPRRLSDPCSTSIFDQLDNNDHDTEQHHQPYQQQYEINNYNSMCGKKSRRKQKYNYQHRLQQKLNSYGSVRGLSSVASTPGKSGKMQHPHRAWSESDGLDQYGGGFVQQIQNQQKPQLLLPPPVPYYCAAEAAESGFAQYVHKSPGGWWTRTKNKRRRRRHKSTKRKQSSKTNITVIDRRRSSSAGPNSYTVTDYENSYGSDSGSNSDHSQSNSDEQESDGEFIGALAAAASFGQDPDREWLQRGSAGDPVADWDRYDCESDSSSEPNDDNMVEWTTEIMATDIRRKQPYPNCSTIAMSSRMVHDNSLNFCDEQTPTPVFTNRHLHHQPKQQSVGHSQQFNRRLLVPQFRPQPLEPPPPPALSVAFTAVACPWWTVLEDVLHVNAKTSGEQLSSNKIITRLPLLTFD; encoded by the exons ATGCAAGCGTCCACGTCGCCCGCGTTCGCGCCGCGGCGCCCGTCCGCCTTGCGCGTGGACGGCGTCGGCGGTCAGCGCACTACTACGGCAGCCGCTTTTTCGTCCGTAGACCGTCTGCTGGCGGACATCGCGTACCAGCGGCAAAAGGAACGACAGCGCGCGGTCGTGAACGGCCGACAGAGCCGGCAGAGCCGACGACACCGCGACGACAGTTCGCGACGTTCGGCTTCTACCTCAGCCACAG gaGCAGCGACTACAAATTGCGTAACAACCACCGGATCTGAACTCGACGACGAGGCGGCCTCGGCGTACTGGTGGACCGACGTGTTCCTCCGATATTTTGTGTTCGACGAGGACTGCACGAAGACTACCGCCACGGCCGACTCGGACGACTTGTTGTTTTTCGTGCGGCGCCGGCGAAACAGGCGCAAGTGCAGTAAGAGCCGATCGTCCTCATCACAACGTAGGCGAAAG gtaacttACGACACTCGGGCTTACCGAAAACAACAGCACAaccaacagcagcagcaacaacagcagcaAAAACCGACCATGTTGCCGATCGGCGACCCAGCAATCCTGTGGCGGCACACGGTGTGCCTGAACGCCATCGTTCATCGGCTGCGGTACACACTCACGGTGGccgtgtgcgtgcgtgtgccCAGAAAAGCCGCCACCTGTTTCAGTTACTGCGACGGTTCGCGAGAATTCGAATCGGCCGACGACGGGCAAGGAGACTGCGAATACGATCTTCAGCTGCTGTCGCGACACGTGCAc ACAGTGTACGCATCGACTAGTGGCAGGCGTATGGACGCAGCCAAGGGACCTAGAGAGCGGCCCGTGTATCCCGCCTTGTGTTGGGCCGTCGACGATTTTGCCGAA GCGTTCCGCACAGTGATTGTACGCCCTGGACAAACGGTATGCGCCGAGCTGGTTGCAACTTGGCCTGGTCCGGCAACCGTGGTCGAGGAATACCACAATAACGACAACGATGACGGCAACGACAAAGATTTGGATGACGGAAATTGCAACCTATTAAATCGTCACAAATCCACGCCAGtcaaactaaaacaaaatcaaaacagAGCGGTTCTGTTCACCGGTGCCGTCCCTTACGCCGCGGTGCGCGCC GCATACGAGTGCAAG ATGAGCTTGTACCGCAATGCGGAACGCCAACGCAGGAAACGGTGGCGGCAACAGCAACGGAAACGCGGAGGCAAGAAATCGTCGCTGGGCGCTGCCCTGTCCGCATCGTTGACGGCGCTGTTCGTGGGCGGCAGCAAAGACTCTGCCCCGACATCAGACTGCGGAGACTATGATAACTATTACGGTGCTGGCTCTTCCACGACCGTCGCTGACGCGGATCGCGTGGAATATGTGACGGTACGTGGTTGCCGACCGAGTTGTGATGACGACGACAGCGGCGGCGAATTGTCATCGGATGACGAAAATCGCGACGGCGACGACTCGGACTTTGACGCGGACGACAGTTGTACGAAGGGCCTGGCTCAGATGGCCGTCACGCTCG caCCAATACAGCCGGTTGAAACGGTAACCTCAGGTTTTGATGGTAATCCTGAATACCACTATCACCAACAGGAGTGTGGTGGTAGAGAAGACGATTGCGGCGAAACCAGATACGATCAGAACCCTGATTTTACTACCAACGCATATTATGATCAGGATAACGATGATTACACCACAGTGATTGGTTACCAGCAACAGCAACTCGAGTCCTACACGACACCGGCAACAACTTCTGAACCGGGTGATTACTATGATTACGGATGGGACTATGAAACTGCGGCCAGTAGCGAACAGCAAACACCCCAAACGCCTTcctattattatcaacaacaacagcagcaacaACTTGAGCGTCAACGACGCAGGGGCCGCAAACCg AGGCGACTCAGTGACCCATGCTCTACATCTATTTTCGATCAGCTGGATAACAATGACCACGATACAGAGCAACATCACCAGCCCTACCAACAACAGTacgaaatcaataattataatagcatGTGCGGAAAGAAAAGTAGGCGAAAACAAAAGTATAACTACCAGCATCGACTACAACAGAAACTGAATAGTTATGGAAGTGTAAGAGGATTATCGTCGGTCGCATCGACACCAGGAAAATCTGGAAAAATGCAACATCCACATCGGGCCTGGTCTGAGAGCGATGGGTTGGATCAGTATGGCGGTGGCTTCGTTCAACAAATTCAAAATCAGCAAAAGCCTCAACTGTTACTTCCACCTCCTGTACCTTATTATTGTGCTGCTGAAGCAGCCGAATCGGGTTTTGCGCAGTACGTGCACAAAAGTCCGGGTGGCTGGTGGACACGCACTAAGAACAAGCGGCGTAGAAGACGTCATAAAAGTACGAAGCGAAAGCAGAGTAGTAAGACTAATATAACCGTTATAGATCGACGTCGAAGTTCCAGCGCTGGTCCGAATAGTTACACCGTTACCGATTACGAGAATAGTTATGGCTCAGATTCGGGATCAAACTCAGACCATAGCCAATCAAACTCTGATGAACAAGAAAGTGATGGCGAATTCATTGGGGCGCTCGCTGCTGCCGCATCATTTGGTCAGGACCCTGATCGAGAATGGTTGCAACGGGGAAGCGCTGGTGATCCAGTAGCTGATTGGGATCGGTATGACTGTGAGAGTGACTCATCATCTGAACCTAATGACGATAATATGGTTGAATGGACAACGGAGATCATGGCCACTGATATAAGGCGTAAACAACCATATCCAAACT GTTCAACAATAGCTATGTCATCTAGGATGGTACATGacaattctttaaatttttgtgatgAACAGACACCGACACCTGTTTTTACAAACCGTCATCTTCATCATCAACCAAAACAGCAATCTGTTGGGCACTCACAACAATTTAATCGGCGGCTATTGGTGCCACAATTCCGACCTCAACCACTCgagccaccaccaccacctgCGCTTAGCGTTGCATTTACTGCCGTAGCCTGTCCGTGGTGGACAGTCCTAGAAG ATGTGTTGCATGTGAATGCCAAAACTTCAGGAGAgcaattatcatcaaataaaataatcacgagATTACCGCTCCTCacgtttgattaa